From a single Paraburkholderia edwinii genomic region:
- a CDS encoding ABC transporter ATP-binding protein produces MNVSTPNIWVPMNALRDVGGHAHAPASGSSTGFEQTVLDEQDTAVAYSERLLAVDRVTLEYRTRERLVRATSQVSFDVYGGDRFVLLGPSGCGKSTLLKAVAGFIEPVSGSISLDGHPVRGPGADRVVVFQEFDQLPPWKTVVENVAFPLRVAKKLSRAEAKARALHYLEKVGLAAFADAYPHTLSGGMKQRVAIARALAMQPRVLLMDEPFAALDALTRRKMQEELLRLWDDERFTLLFVTHSIEEALIVGNRILLLSPHPGRVRAELNSHQYSQDSLGRADFQQSVARIHRLLFDTDASPAREPRP; encoded by the coding sequence GTGAATGTTTCCACGCCCAATATCTGGGTGCCCATGAACGCGCTGCGCGACGTGGGTGGCCATGCGCATGCGCCGGCCTCGGGTTCGTCGACCGGCTTCGAACAGACAGTGCTCGACGAGCAAGACACAGCGGTCGCGTACAGCGAACGCCTGCTCGCCGTCGACCGCGTGACGCTCGAATACCGCACGCGCGAACGGCTCGTGCGCGCGACTTCGCAGGTCAGCTTCGACGTCTACGGCGGCGATCGCTTCGTGCTGCTCGGTCCGTCGGGCTGCGGCAAGTCGACCTTGCTGAAAGCGGTGGCGGGCTTTATCGAGCCCGTTTCCGGCTCGATCTCGCTCGATGGTCATCCAGTGCGCGGGCCGGGCGCCGACCGCGTCGTCGTGTTTCAGGAGTTCGATCAGCTGCCGCCGTGGAAGACGGTCGTCGAAAACGTCGCGTTTCCATTGCGGGTCGCAAAGAAGCTGTCGCGTGCGGAAGCGAAAGCGCGTGCGCTGCACTATCTCGAGAAAGTCGGCCTTGCCGCGTTTGCCGACGCGTATCCGCATACGCTGTCGGGCGGCATGAAACAGCGCGTCGCGATTGCGCGCGCGCTGGCCATGCAGCCGCGCGTGCTGCTGATGGACGAGCCGTTTGCCGCACTCGACGCGCTGACGCGCCGCAAGATGCAGGAGGAACTGCTGCGGCTCTGGGACGACGAGCGCTTTACGCTGCTGTTCGTCACGCACTCGATCGAGGAGGCGTTGATTGTCGGCAACCGCATTCTGCTGCTTTCGCCGCATCCGGGGCGTGTGCGCGCGGAATTGAACAGCCACCAGTATTCGCAGGACAGCCTCGGCCGCGCGGATTTCCAGCAAAGCGTCGCGCGCATTCACCGGTTGCTGTTCGATACCGATGCTTCGCCGGCACGGGAGCCACGGCCATGA
- a CDS encoding VOC family protein, whose translation MNEGVNVVGLYVDNQDEALAFYVDKLGFRVHTDVRNGPYRWLTVQHPDQPSFQLGLFTPGPPIHDDATAQTLRAMVAKGAMPPLVLSVSDCRASHAQLKARGVEFTQEPVDRYGSVDAGFRDPAGNGWKMIEAPKG comes from the coding sequence ATGAACGAAGGCGTCAATGTGGTGGGCCTGTATGTCGACAACCAGGACGAAGCGCTCGCGTTTTACGTCGACAAGCTCGGGTTTCGCGTGCACACCGATGTCCGCAACGGACCGTACCGGTGGCTCACGGTCCAGCATCCGGACCAACCGTCGTTCCAGCTCGGCCTCTTCACACCGGGCCCGCCGATTCACGACGACGCGACCGCGCAAACGCTGCGCGCCATGGTCGCGAAGGGTGCGATGCCGCCGCTCGTGCTTTCTGTGTCCGACTGCCGCGCGAGCCATGCGCAGCTAAAAGCGCGCGGCGTCGAATTCACGCAGGAGCCCGTCGACCGCTACGGCAGCGTCGACGCGGGTTTTCGCGACCCCGCGGGCAATGGATGGAAGATGATCGAAGCCCCGAAGGGGTGA
- a CDS encoding amino acid ABC transporter permease gives MEGWLQPKYIEWIAHGFVMTVVLSGCTIVASTLTGFVLALARMSHRAAVVRAAALYVLVFRNSPLLVQLLFWYFGAAMLLPPSWMTWLNAPHALGAGAFSLAWPPFEFVAGWVGLTCYSTTFVGEEVRAGIRGVPAAQHQAAAALGLAPLAAFLYVILPQALRIATPPLAGQYMNIVKNSSLTMAIGLAELSYMSRQVDTETFKTFQAFGAATVLYIATIAVIEVVLLIWQRRSADAFGRRQR, from the coding sequence ATGGAAGGCTGGCTGCAACCGAAATACATCGAGTGGATTGCACACGGTTTTGTGATGACCGTCGTGCTTTCCGGCTGCACGATCGTCGCATCGACGCTGACTGGTTTTGTGCTCGCGCTCGCGCGCATGTCGCACCGCGCTGCGGTTGTGCGCGCGGCCGCTCTCTATGTGCTTGTGTTTCGCAATTCGCCGTTGCTCGTGCAACTGCTGTTCTGGTATTTCGGCGCGGCGATGTTATTACCACCATCGTGGATGACGTGGCTCAATGCGCCGCATGCGCTTGGCGCCGGCGCATTTTCGCTTGCCTGGCCGCCGTTCGAATTCGTCGCGGGATGGGTGGGACTCACGTGCTATTCGACGACCTTCGTCGGCGAAGAAGTGCGCGCGGGCATACGCGGTGTGCCCGCGGCGCAGCATCAGGCGGCCGCCGCGCTCGGGCTTGCCCCGCTAGCGGCTTTTCTCTACGTGATTCTGCCGCAAGCACTTCGTATCGCGACGCCGCCGCTGGCCGGCCAGTATATGAACATCGTGAAAAATTCCTCGCTGACGATGGCGATCGGTCTCGCCGAACTGTCGTATATGTCGCGGCAGGTCGATACCGAAACGTTCAAGACGTTTCAGGCATTTGGCGCTGCCACGGTGTTGTATATCGCGACGATCGCGGTCATCGAAGTCGTGCTGCTGATCTGGCAGCGCCGCAGCGCCGATGCATTCGGGCGGAGGCAGAGATGA
- a CDS encoding ABC transporter substrate-binding protein — protein sequence MSISLRAITSRAAAPARRALAGLLTTTLAFTGLAGANAAHAEGTIRIAEQFGVVYLLLNVARDQHLIEQEGRKQGLDIKVDWVKLSGGAAVNDALLSGSIDIAGAGTGPLFTVWDRTHGRQNVKGVASLGNFPYYLVSDNPNVKTIADFTSKDRIAVPAVGVSVQSRVLQYAAAKQWGDKQFDKLDSLTQAIPHPDATAAIIANSSLITGHFGNPPFQQQELAGNPKAHIVLNSYDVLGGPSSATVLYATEKYRNENPKTYHAFVAALADAARLIAANPEQAADIYIRVNDSKIDRALLVKILRDPQVQFKIAPQNTLGLAQFMYRVGAIRNEPKSWRDYFFDDPATAGGS from the coding sequence ATGTCGATTTCACTTCGCGCGATCACGTCGCGCGCGGCAGCGCCTGCGCGCCGCGCACTTGCCGGCCTGCTGACGACCACGCTTGCTTTCACCGGTCTTGCAGGTGCGAACGCAGCGCATGCCGAAGGGACGATCCGCATCGCCGAGCAATTCGGCGTCGTCTATCTGCTGCTCAACGTGGCGCGCGACCAGCATCTGATCGAACAGGAAGGTCGCAAACAGGGGCTCGACATCAAGGTGGACTGGGTGAAGCTCTCAGGCGGCGCGGCTGTGAACGATGCGCTGCTGTCGGGCTCGATCGATATCGCCGGCGCGGGCACAGGGCCGCTCTTCACCGTATGGGATCGCACGCACGGCCGCCAGAATGTGAAGGGCGTCGCGTCGCTCGGCAACTTTCCTTACTACCTCGTGAGCGACAACCCGAACGTGAAGACGATTGCCGACTTCACGAGCAAGGACCGTATCGCGGTGCCGGCCGTTGGCGTTTCGGTGCAATCTCGCGTGCTGCAATATGCGGCCGCGAAGCAGTGGGGCGACAAGCAGTTCGACAAGCTCGATAGCCTCACGCAGGCGATTCCGCACCCCGATGCCACCGCGGCGATCATCGCCAACAGCAGCCTGATTACCGGGCACTTCGGCAATCCGCCGTTCCAGCAGCAGGAACTCGCGGGCAATCCGAAAGCCCATATCGTGCTGAATTCATACGATGTGCTTGGCGGCCCGAGTTCGGCAACGGTGCTGTATGCGACCGAAAAATATCGCAACGAAAACCCGAAGACCTATCACGCGTTCGTCGCGGCGCTGGCCGATGCCGCGCGCCTGATTGCCGCGAACCCGGAGCAGGCGGCCGACATTTACATTCGTGTCAACGATTCGAAAATCGACCGCGCGCTGCTCGTGAAGATTCTGCGCGACCCGCAGGTGCAGTTCAAGATTGCGCCGCAGAACACGCTTGGCCTTGCGCAGTTCATGTATCGCGTCGGCGCGATTCGCAACGAGCCGAAGTCGTGGCGCGACTATTTCTTCGACGATCCGGCAACGGCTGGGGGCAGCTAG
- a CDS encoding helix-turn-helix domain-containing protein, whose product MPSSNHCTRPPTLPPQAPDTDALEDPALLRRLLRAKDRMDAASHEAWPVKRLAEVSGVSEAHFARSFKRAFGLPPHRYLLTRRIEQATTLLRDTDLSITDIAFATGWESLGTFGRIFHDVTGKSPSTMRDDARADMSQLDRVPACVLKAAQRPDLTIAVLEKRRRGAGDTLPPSLNKEEMP is encoded by the coding sequence ATGCCCTCGAGCAACCACTGCACCCGGCCGCCAACCTTGCCGCCTCAAGCGCCCGACACTGACGCACTCGAGGACCCCGCCCTGCTGCGCCGTCTGCTGCGCGCGAAAGACCGCATGGACGCCGCGTCGCACGAGGCGTGGCCCGTTAAACGGCTCGCCGAGGTCAGCGGTGTTTCCGAAGCGCATTTCGCGCGCTCGTTCAAACGGGCCTTTGGACTGCCGCCGCACCGCTACCTGCTGACGCGCCGCATCGAGCAGGCCACCACCTTACTGCGCGACACCGACCTCAGCATCACCGACATCGCATTCGCCACCGGCTGGGAAAGCCTCGGCACCTTCGGCCGCATCTTCCACGACGTCACGGGCAAAAGCCCCAGCACGATGCGCGACGATGCGCGCGCCGACATGAGCCAGCTCGACCGTGTGCCGGCCTGCGTGCTGAAGGCCGCGCAGCGTCCCGACCTCACGATCGCAGTTTTGGAGAAGCGCCGCCGCGGCGCCGGCGATACCCTGCCGCCATCACTCAACAAGGAGGAAATGCCATGA
- a CDS encoding 2OG-Fe(II) oxygenase, with amino-acid sequence MLVNFPADVRNWLLAELARGTPAPAISAQLQAQNVPAQLAEALVTTVARAVAAGDPPPAGQLRIDDTAFAALPYQPEPLHLGIASVLDGGDRRVDVLARLERPTLALLGNLLDHDECAELIAYGAPRLEPVRVVDPQSGQDVIDELRNSEGVFFHFAETPLIARIEKRIERITGIPAENGEGIQLLRYRPGAQHTPHFDFLFPGIEKNRKSIERSGQRIATLIMYLNNVEAGGETLFTECGFSVLPRKGNALYFQYGNRLGQTDTASAHAGTPVVAGEKWIATKWLHPRRFVTPGAVQPPPAY; translated from the coding sequence ATGCTCGTCAATTTCCCCGCCGATGTGCGTAACTGGCTGCTCGCCGAACTCGCGCGCGGCACGCCGGCGCCGGCCATCAGTGCGCAGCTGCAGGCGCAAAACGTTCCCGCGCAATTGGCGGAAGCACTCGTGACCACGGTCGCACGCGCGGTCGCCGCCGGCGATCCCCCGCCGGCCGGTCAATTAAGAATAGATGACACCGCGTTTGCTGCGCTGCCATATCAACCCGAACCATTGCATCTTGGAATCGCATCCGTGCTCGACGGCGGCGATCGCCGTGTCGACGTGCTCGCGCGTCTCGAACGCCCGACCCTGGCGTTACTCGGTAACCTGCTCGACCACGACGAATGCGCGGAACTGATCGCGTACGGCGCGCCGCGCCTCGAACCGGTGCGCGTGGTCGACCCGCAAAGCGGCCAGGATGTGATCGACGAGCTGCGCAATAGCGAAGGCGTGTTTTTCCATTTCGCGGAAACACCGTTAATCGCACGTATAGAAAAGCGCATCGAGCGCATAACGGGAATTCCCGCCGAAAACGGCGAGGGCATTCAGTTATTGCGTTATCGACCAGGTGCGCAACATACCCCGCATTTCGATTTTTTATTCCCGGGTATTGAAAAAAATAGAAAATCAATTGAGCGCAGTGGTCAAAGAATTGCCACATTGATCATGTATCTGAATAACGTCGAGGCAGGCGGGGAAACGTTATTTACCGAATGCGGCTTTTCGGTGCTGCCGCGTAAAGGCAATGCCCTGTACTTCCAGTACGGCAATCGGCTCGGCCAGACCGACACGGCGTCCGCGCATGCGGGCACCCCGGTCGTCGCCGGTGAAAAGTGGATCGCCACCAAGTGGCTGCATCCGCGCCGTTTTGTCACGCCCGGCGCGGTGCAGCCCCCGCCCGCTTACTGA
- the soxC gene encoding sulfite dehydrogenase: MNNAPDSTASSPESRMRRRALKRLAGGLAGGVAAAVPVPRAWAATEAGSGAAATSQRPLAPAGWTLEPGAPLVAPPYGQPASFEHDVIRRVARAPAMPGSGSAMTPLADLYGGITPNGLVYERHHAGVPAIDPDQHRLVVHGLVREPRIYTVDDVMRFPSESHIYFLECSGNTGSEWKGPSGLPVQFTHGLLSCCEWTGVRLSTLLDESGISPSAKWLLAEGADGAALTRSLPLERILERALIVYAQNGERLRPENGYPLRLIVPGFEGNTNIKWLRRLKLITAPEMTREETSKYTGLLPDGLARQFVFEMDAKSVITRPSPGHKLTAHGYYAISGLAWSGRGRIRTVDVSSDGGKTWRPARLVGAVHDRALTRFEADWQWDGGPAQLQSRATDETGYVQPTHDALVAARGVNSQYHYNGIQNWRVDANGEVRNA, translated from the coding sequence ATGAACAACGCTCCTGATTCCACTGCATCATCGCCTGAGTCGCGCATGCGCCGGCGTGCATTGAAGCGCCTCGCCGGAGGACTGGCCGGCGGCGTCGCGGCCGCCGTTCCCGTGCCTCGCGCGTGGGCCGCAACCGAAGCCGGATCCGGCGCCGCCGCAACATCGCAGCGCCCGCTCGCACCCGCCGGCTGGACGCTCGAACCGGGTGCGCCGCTCGTCGCGCCGCCCTACGGTCAGCCCGCGTCGTTCGAGCACGACGTGATCCGCCGCGTGGCGCGCGCTCCCGCCATGCCGGGCTCCGGCTCGGCCATGACACCGCTCGCGGACCTCTACGGCGGCATCACGCCGAACGGTCTTGTCTACGAACGGCATCATGCGGGCGTGCCGGCCATCGATCCGGACCAGCATCGGCTCGTCGTGCACGGGCTCGTGCGCGAGCCGCGCATCTATACGGTCGACGACGTGATGCGCTTTCCGTCCGAATCACATATCTACTTTCTCGAATGCTCGGGCAATACCGGTAGCGAATGGAAAGGGCCGAGTGGCCTGCCCGTGCAGTTTACGCATGGCTTGCTGTCGTGTTGCGAATGGACCGGCGTGCGCCTGTCGACGCTGCTCGACGAAAGCGGCATCTCGCCTTCCGCGAAATGGCTGCTTGCCGAAGGCGCCGACGGTGCGGCGCTGACGCGAAGCCTGCCGCTCGAGCGCATCCTGGAGCGCGCGCTGATCGTCTATGCGCAAAACGGCGAGCGTCTGCGGCCCGAAAACGGCTATCCGCTGCGGCTGATCGTGCCGGGTTTCGAGGGCAACACGAATATCAAATGGCTGCGGCGGCTCAAGCTGATCACGGCGCCCGAGATGACGCGCGAGGAAACGTCGAAGTACACGGGTCTGCTGCCCGACGGACTCGCGCGGCAATTCGTGTTCGAGATGGATGCGAAGTCCGTCATTACGCGACCGTCGCCCGGCCACAAGCTGACCGCGCACGGCTACTACGCGATCAGCGGGCTCGCGTGGTCGGGCCGCGGCCGGATCCGTACCGTCGACGTTTCCAGCGACGGCGGCAAGACGTGGCGCCCCGCGCGCCTCGTCGGCGCCGTGCACGACCGCGCGCTGACGCGCTTCGAAGCCGACTGGCAATGGGACGGCGGCCCCGCGCAACTGCAAAGCCGCGCAACCGATGAAACCGGCTATGTGCAGCCGACGCACGACGCGCTCGTCGCGGCGCGCGGCGTGAACTCGCAGTATCACTACAACGGCATACAGAACTGGCGCGTCGATGCGAATGGCGAGGTGCGCAATGCTTAA
- a CDS encoding LLM class flavin-dependent oxidoreductase, with amino-acid sequence MTSTRRLHLGAFMRPVSLHTGSWRYPGAYPDANFNFAHLARFAQTLERGRFDAFFMADHLAVLNMPVNALKRSHTVTSFEPFTLLSALSAVTGRIGLVGTASTTFDEPYHVARRFASLDHISGGRAGWNLVTTANPDSALNFGLDEHVEHGERYRRAREFYDVVTGLWDSWSDDAFVRDVESGIFVDPEKVHVLDHKGEHFRVRGPLNIARPVQGWPVVVQAGSSEAGRQVAAETADAVFTAQPNLEAGKRFYADVKGRLDKLGRPREHLKILPGAFVVVGDSLEEAREKRALLDTFVHYDSGIASLSIALGHDVSGFDPDGLLPDIPESNASKSSRERVVNWARAEQLTIRQLAQRLGGYSGLEMVGTPAMIADQMEQWLVEEGSDGFNVMFPYLPAGVDEFVDKVVPELQRRGIFRREYEGSTFREHLGLARPENRFFAAAQGRR; translated from the coding sequence ATGACATCGACCCGCCGGCTTCACCTTGGCGCTTTCATGCGGCCTGTCAGTCTTCACACGGGCTCGTGGCGTTATCCGGGTGCCTATCCCGATGCCAATTTCAACTTCGCGCATCTGGCGCGCTTCGCGCAGACCCTCGAGCGCGGCCGCTTCGACGCATTCTTTATGGCCGACCATCTGGCGGTGCTAAACATGCCGGTCAATGCGTTAAAGCGCAGCCACACGGTGACCTCGTTCGAGCCCTTCACGCTACTATCGGCGCTGTCCGCGGTGACCGGGCGGATCGGTCTGGTGGGCACGGCATCGACGACCTTCGACGAGCCGTATCACGTCGCGCGCCGCTTTGCGTCGCTCGACCATATAAGCGGCGGCCGCGCCGGGTGGAATCTCGTGACGACGGCGAACCCGGATTCCGCGCTCAATTTCGGGCTTGACGAGCATGTCGAACATGGCGAGCGCTATCGGCGCGCCAGAGAGTTCTACGACGTTGTAACCGGCTTGTGGGATAGCTGGTCCGACGACGCGTTTGTGCGCGACGTCGAAAGCGGCATCTTTGTCGACCCTGAGAAAGTTCATGTGCTCGATCACAAAGGCGAGCATTTCCGCGTGCGCGGGCCGTTGAATATCGCGCGGCCGGTGCAGGGCTGGCCTGTCGTGGTCCAGGCGGGCTCGTCGGAAGCGGGGCGTCAGGTCGCGGCCGAAACCGCCGATGCGGTGTTCACCGCGCAGCCGAACCTCGAAGCGGGCAAGCGTTTTTATGCGGACGTGAAGGGCCGGCTCGACAAGCTCGGGCGGCCGCGCGAGCATCTGAAGATTCTTCCCGGCGCGTTCGTCGTGGTCGGCGATTCGCTCGAGGAGGCGCGCGAGAAGCGCGCGTTGCTCGACACATTTGTCCACTACGACAGCGGCATCGCATCGCTATCGATTGCGCTCGGCCACGATGTGTCGGGCTTCGATCCCGATGGTTTGCTGCCCGATATTCCCGAGTCGAATGCGAGCAAAAGTTCGCGCGAACGCGTCGTCAACTGGGCTCGCGCGGAGCAGTTGACGATCCGGCAGCTTGCGCAGCGCCTCGGCGGCTACTCGGGGCTCGAGATGGTCGGCACGCCGGCGATGATTGCCGATCAGATGGAGCAGTGGCTCGTCGAAGAGGGCTCTGACGGGTTCAATGTGATGTTTCCGTATCTGCCGGCGGGCGTGGACGAGTTCGTCGACAAGGTGGTACCGGAGCTGCAGAGGCGCGGCATTTTCCGGCGCGAGTATGAGGGCTCGACGTTTCGCGAGCACCTCGGGCTGGCGCGCCCGGAGAACCGGTTTTTTGCTGCCGCGCAGGGTCGCCGCTAG
- a CDS encoding amino acid ABC transporter permease — MSALDWLPTLRYLLLGTFPDGPLGGAALTVAMSVVSALLSAVLGLAGGIALTMTRSGVRVLLIAIVGFFRAIPVLMLIFWTFFLMPILLHVDVPGLATVICALALIGGAYLSHSVHAGLAAVGAGQWQAAASLGMTRSQALRHVVLPQALRMMGPSFVNQWVTLIKDTSLAYIVGVPEFTFLATQVNNRLMIYPVQIFLFVAFVYLLLCSALQFGVSRLLRARRARSGFSTGADNGIRFASLTRDVSET; from the coding sequence ATGAGCGCGCTCGACTGGCTGCCGACGCTGCGCTATCTGCTGCTCGGCACGTTTCCCGATGGCCCGTTGGGTGGCGCGGCGTTGACGGTCGCGATGTCGGTCGTCTCGGCGCTGCTTTCGGCCGTGCTCGGGCTCGCGGGCGGCATCGCGCTCACGATGACCCGGAGTGGCGTACGTGTGCTGCTGATCGCGATAGTCGGCTTTTTCAGGGCGATTCCAGTGTTAATGCTGATATTCTGGACGTTCTTCCTGATGCCGATTCTGCTGCACGTCGACGTACCGGGTCTCGCAACGGTCATCTGCGCGCTGGCGCTCATAGGCGGCGCGTATCTGTCGCATTCGGTGCACGCGGGACTGGCTGCGGTCGGCGCGGGGCAGTGGCAGGCCGCCGCATCGCTCGGCATGACGCGCTCGCAGGCGCTTCGCCACGTCGTGTTGCCGCAGGCTTTACGCATGATGGGCCCTTCGTTCGTCAACCAGTGGGTCACGCTGATCAAGGACACGTCGCTTGCCTACATAGTCGGCGTGCCCGAATTCACGTTTCTCGCGACCCAGGTGAATAACCGCCTGATGATTTACCCCGTGCAGATCTTTCTGTTCGTGGCTTTCGTGTATCTGCTGTTGTGTTCGGCGCTGCAGTTCGGCGTAAGCCGGCTGCTACGCGCGCGGCGCGCACGCAGCGGCTTTAGCACGGGCGCAGATAACGGTATCCGATTTGCTTCGTTGACGCGCGATGTGAGCGAAACGTAA
- a CDS encoding c-type cytochrome, whose translation MSAPASASGSGNSGKYGIGKPIDNAALARWNIDVSPDGHGLPAGSGTVAAGAHVFAAKCAMCHGKGGEGGIGDPLVGGAGTLTSATPKKTVGSYWPYATTLFDYIRRAMPYNAPESLSADEVYSVSAWLLYMNGIVPEHTTLDAKTLPRVRMPNREGFIPDPRPGAL comes from the coding sequence ATGTCCGCGCCCGCGTCCGCGTCCGGTTCCGGAAATTCCGGCAAATACGGTATCGGCAAACCGATCGATAACGCGGCGCTTGCCCGCTGGAATATCGATGTGAGTCCCGATGGTCACGGGCTGCCTGCGGGCTCCGGCACCGTTGCGGCGGGCGCCCATGTGTTCGCCGCCAAATGCGCGATGTGCCACGGCAAGGGCGGTGAAGGCGGTATCGGCGATCCGCTCGTCGGTGGCGCCGGAACCCTGACCAGCGCCACGCCGAAGAAAACCGTCGGCAGCTACTGGCCTTATGCGACGACGTTATTCGACTATATTCGCCGCGCGATGCCGTATAACGCGCCCGAATCGCTGAGCGCCGACGAGGTCTATTCGGTCAGCGCGTGGCTGCTGTATATGAACGGCATCGTGCCCGAGCACACGACGCTCGATGCGAAGACGCTGCCGCGCGTCAGGATGCCGAACCGCGAGGGCTTTATTCCGGATCCGCGGCCGGGCGCGTTGTAA
- a CDS encoding sulfite exporter TauE/SafE family protein: MGYLLILGVGLLAGLLSGVVGTGSSMLLMPVLVILYGPRAAVPIMAIAAIMGNLGKVLSWWRQIDWKACAAYCVTAIPGAMLGVRTLLSLPPRAVDVALGLFFVAMVPARRWLSRRESFRFTLLHLALIGGVVGFLTGIVVSTGPITVPVFVGYGLVKGAFLATEAAASLGVYGTKVAVFEQFGALSTRIVANGLITGTSVMLGTFGARRIVARMSAHHFKVVVDGLMLASGLSLLFAASR, encoded by the coding sequence GTGGGTTATCTGCTGATACTCGGCGTGGGCCTGCTGGCCGGCTTGCTAAGCGGCGTAGTGGGTACAGGCTCGTCCATGCTGCTGATGCCCGTGCTCGTCATCCTCTATGGCCCGCGCGCGGCGGTGCCGATCATGGCGATCGCGGCGATCATGGGAAATCTGGGCAAGGTGCTGTCGTGGTGGCGCCAGATCGACTGGAAGGCGTGCGCCGCTTACTGCGTCACCGCGATACCCGGCGCGATGCTCGGGGTCCGCACACTGCTCTCCTTACCGCCGCGCGCCGTCGATGTCGCGCTGGGCCTCTTTTTCGTCGCGATGGTGCCGGCCCGCCGTTGGCTTTCGCGCCGTGAATCGTTCCGCTTTACCCTGCTACATCTTGCGCTGATCGGCGGCGTGGTTGGTTTTCTCACGGGCATCGTCGTCTCGACCGGGCCAATCACGGTGCCCGTCTTCGTCGGTTATGGCCTCGTAAAGGGCGCGTTTCTGGCAACCGAGGCCGCCGCATCGCTTGGCGTATACGGCACGAAAGTGGCCGTCTTCGAGCAGTTCGGCGCGCTGTCCACGCGCATTGTGGCGAACGGACTGATCACCGGAACATCCGTCATGCTGGGCACATTCGGAGCGCGCCGCATCGTTGCACGGATGTCGGCGCATCACTTCAAGGTGGTGGTAGACGGTTTGATGCTGGCGTCCGGACTGTCGCTTCTGTTCGCCGCAAGCCGATAA
- a CDS encoding ABC transporter permease, producing the protein MSTPVRNVRLVPPVRAEYELPPDSLERSASGDANRSADAAHPLSLTRRVLASGGFSRALIALALIAIWEITARVIANDLLLPTFGATCSAFVQGIVSGELLVKTAISMSVLLRGYLIGVVLAFALTSLAVSTQIGRNLLSMLTAMFNPLPSIALLPIALLWFGLGTGSLLFVLVHAVLWPLALSMYTGFLGVPATLRMAGRNYGLSGLRHVMLILVPAALPSIVAGLRVGWAFAWRTLIAAELVFGASAGQGGLGWYIFQNRNELYTDRVFAGLAAVIIIGLLVEHLVFDTLERLTVRRWGVQH; encoded by the coding sequence ATGAGTACGCCCGTCCGAAACGTGCGGCTCGTACCGCCGGTCCGTGCTGAATATGAGTTGCCGCCGGATTCGCTCGAGCGTTCCGCTTCCGGCGACGCAAATCGCTCCGCGGACGCGGCCCATCCGCTATCGCTCACGCGCCGCGTGCTGGCTTCCGGCGGGTTCAGCCGCGCGCTGATCGCGCTCGCGTTGATCGCGATCTGGGAAATCACCGCCCGCGTCATCGCAAACGATCTGTTGCTGCCGACGTTCGGTGCGACGTGCTCCGCGTTCGTGCAGGGCATCGTATCGGGCGAACTGCTCGTGAAGACCGCGATTTCGATGTCGGTGCTGTTGCGTGGTTACCTGATCGGAGTCGTGCTCGCATTCGCGCTGACGTCGCTTGCCGTGTCGACGCAGATCGGCCGCAATCTGCTGTCGATGCTGACCGCGATGTTCAACCCGTTGCCATCGATCGCGCTGCTGCCGATCGCGCTATTGTGGTTCGGTCTCGGCACCGGCAGTTTGCTGTTCGTGCTGGTGCATGCGGTGCTGTGGCCGCTCGCGCTGAGCATGTACACCGGTTTCCTCGGTGTGCCCGCAACGTTGCGAATGGCCGGCCGCAACTATGGCTTGAGTGGCCTGCGGCATGTGATGCTGATTCTCGTGCCTGCCGCGTTGCCTTCGATTGTCGCGGGCTTACGGGTAGGCTGGGCGTTCGCGTGGCGCACGCTGATCGCCGCGGAACTCGTGTTCGGCGCGAGCGCGGGGCAGGGGGGCTTGGGCTGGTACATCTTTCAGAACCGCAACGAGCTTTACACGGACCGCGTGTTTGCGGGGCTCGCTGCGGTCATTATCATCGGGCTGCTCGTGGAGCACCTGGTGTTCGATACGCTTGAGCGCCTGACCGTGCGGCGTTGGGGCGTGCAGCACTAG